The Panicum hallii strain FIL2 chromosome 9, PHallii_v3.1, whole genome shotgun sequence genome has a window encoding:
- the LOC112873767 gene encoding probable WRKY transcription factor 35 codes for MSPAPSSHQSQINSRKEKRMRKVDTFAPHNDGHQWRKYGEKKINNTNFPRYYYRCTYKDNMNCPATKQVQQKDHSDPPLYAVTYYNEHSCNSAFLPLSPSEFQLQTSSGKAVSICFDSSSGPAAQEPPSVAAAAAATNASGGSPSSSAAARRGTPPEISNPPVLRRSETYPWGAGAVEQKPASCSTECHDAFAGGAGAVPEEVVDAGRFGSIRFFHFL; via the exons ATGTCTCCGGCGCCGAGCTCGCATCAGTCGCAGATCAATTCGAG GAAGGAGAAGCGCATGAGGAAGGTGGACACCTTCGCGCCGCACAACGACGGCCACCAATGGAGGAAGTACGGCGAGAAGAAGATCAACAACACCAACTTCCCCAG ATACTACTACAGATGCACCTACAAGGACAACATGAACTGCCCGGCCACGAAGCAGGTGCAGCAGAAGGACCACAGCGACCCGCCATTGTACGCGGTCACCTACTACAACGAGCACTCGTGCAACAGCGCcttcctccccctctccccctcCGAGTTCCAGCTGCAGACCTCGTCGGGGAAGGCCGTCTCCATCTGCTTCGACTCGTCGTCCGGGCCGGCGGCGCAAGAACCACCgtcggtcgcggcggcggcggcggccaccaaTGCCAGCGGCGGCTCGCCCTCCTCCAGcgccgcggcgcggcgaggcacGCCCCCGGAGATCAGCAACCCACCCGTGCTACGGCGGTCGGAGACGTACCCGTGGGGCGCGGGCGCCGTGGAGCAGAAACCGGCGTCCTGCAGCACCGAGTGCCACGACGCGTTCGCGGGTGGCGCCGGCGCAGTGCCGGAGGAGGTGGTAGATGCGGGCAGATTTGGGTCTATCAGGTTCTTCCATTTTTTGTAA